The Triticum aestivum cultivar Chinese Spring chromosome 3A, IWGSC CS RefSeq v2.1, whole genome shotgun sequence genome includes a region encoding these proteins:
- the LOC123062401 gene encoding E3 ubiquitin-protein ligase At3g02290 — protein MGAIMCCLRGRGPGDDAPGCCCLPWPFLNNDRNNDNNNNNSNHNSGGPARQRANTRVAPVQGRVPPAGSRQDDSMNTFRCPPRPLPYDDPQFRHQTERHPLVAGHNKASTQSQKSKLLEENNDADTRSTCADQKADGPSLKAESGGKKIGGAQVCVPSDSEDDCPICLEEYDYENPKIVLQCNHNFHLSCIYEWMERSQSCAVCAKVMLFKEDQ, from the exons ATGGGGGCCATCATGTGCTGCTTACGCGGCCGCGGCCCCGGCGACGACGCGCCTGGCTGCTGCTGCCTGCCATGGCCTTTCCTGAACAACGATCGCAACAacgataacaacaacaacaacagcaatcaCAACTCG GGCGGTCCTGCTCGTCAAAGAGCAAATACACGGGTTGCGCCTGTTCAGGGAAGGGTTCCTCCTGCGGGTTCACGGCAGGATGATTCAATGAACACCTTCCGCTGCCCTCCTAGGCCTTTGCCTTATGATGATCCTCAATTCAGACATCAAACGGAGCGCCACCCGCTGGTGGCAGGACATAACAAGGCTTCAACGCAATCCCAGAAATCTAAACTACTTGAAGAAAACAATGATGCTGATACCAGATCAACTTGTGCCGATCAGAAGGCTGATGGACCGTCCCTGAAAGCTGAGTCGGGAGGTAAAAAGATCGGGGGAGCTCAAGTCTGTGTTCCTTCTGATTCTGAGGATGATTGTCCAATATGCCTAGAAG AGTATGATTACGAGAATCCAAAGATAGTGCTTCAGTGCAACCATAATTTCCATCTTAGTTGCATTTACGAGTGGATGGAAAGAAGTCAATCTTGTGCGGTCTGTGCCAAG GTAATGTTGTTTAAAGAGGACCAATAA